The Leptolyngbya sp. 'hensonii' genomic interval TCCTGTCAGAGCCGGGACAGGGAACTACCTTCGTTTTAAGGTTACCCCTCACCCTGACGATCGCCAAACTGCTGGTCTTCTCCGCCAATGGCAATTTGATGGCCCTGCCGATCGACACCTTGATGGCCATTCTGACAGTTCCCGATGCTGAAATTCAAACCATCCAGGGTCGCCAGTTTTACTCCTGGCAAGGACAGTTGCTTCCCCTCTACCCCCAGTCGGAATTTGGCCACCAGTATCCCCTGGTTCGCCAGGACACCGATAACCTGAAGGCCATGACCCTGCCTGAGGATGGGAAAACTCCCCTGCTGTTGATTTCAGGTGGGGATAAGGTGATCGCGTTGGAAGTGGATCAAATCCTCCAAGAGCAGGAACTGGTGATCAAGCCCTTTGGCAGAGCTGTGAACCCACCTCCCTATCTGTATGGCTGTACAATTCTGGCAGATGGGGCACTAGTTCCAGTGATCGACGGTCCGGCGTTGGTGGCCCAATGGCTGCGATCGAGCACAGGGACAGAACCCAAACCACCGATGCCCCCACCGATCGTGCCCCACCAGGAAACAGCCACCATTCTGGTAGTAGACGATTCCCTGACCACCCGCCAGACCCTGGCCCTGACGCTGAAAAAAGCTAATTATCGGGTCGTGCAGGCTCGGGATGGTCGGGAAGCACTGGAACAACTGCGGCAGGAACCGGGAATCCAAGCCGTTTTCTGCGATATCGAAATGCCCCAGATGAATGGCTTTGAATTTCTTAGCCACTGCCGTCAGGAATTTTCTCGGGCAGTTCTTCCCGTCATTATGTTGACCTCCCGCAGTAGTGATAAACATCGACGATTGGCCCAACTGATGGGCGCAACCACCTATCTGACCAAACCCTATCTGGAACACGAGCTTTTGAAAACCTTACAAACCTGTCTCAACGAGATTATGGTCAGATCCACCCGGAACAATAGTCAGCACCAATCTGCCCAGTCTGTCCAACCCATTCAAGCCCTATAGGGTCCAGCCATGAAAGCATCTCAAACTCGCAGTAAAACCCTCCGAGTTCTGGTTATTCCTTTACAGAACCTGCACCTGGCCCTAAGTTTAGACGGCATCCAGAAAGTTGTGCGGACGCCCCAGGTGTTCAAGAGTGGCGAAAAGGTTCTGGGTGTGGCCCACTTTGAGGATCAGGAAGTTATTATTGTCGATCTGCATCAGCAAATTTTTGGGGTACCCAATCCGCAACCAGAAATTTATGTTGTCGTCGTTCGGGCAACCAACCAGCAACTCTACGGCATTCCAACCCCAACTCTACCCGGTCTGCAGGAACTACCCCTGGAATCCCTCAATCCCCTTCCCCCCGATTATCGAGCCAGGGACACCCTGGGGATTGCCAGTCATACCGTCTCAACCCAGTCAGCGCAAGAAGCCCAGACCCTGTTCCTCCTCGACCCCGATCGGTTGTTCGTGTAAGTTCATCTGGGGCGGTGGGATTAGGCACTACTGTGCCTCTCCAATCAACTCAAACGGTGCCTAGGCGATCGGGTCGGGATGGTTTTCCTTCGTATCCAGCATCGCCGATCGCAGTTGATGATGCCTCAGGCACTACCAATGAACTCAAGGCATTATGGCAAAATTACATCCATTCAGAGATACCATGAGTACAAACTGAGTCTTCTCCCCACAGGATATGTTGCTGTAATCCGTTTACAGGGAAACCAGAGAAAGTC includes:
- a CDS encoding chemotaxis protein CheW, which translates into the protein MKASQTRSKTLRVLVIPLQNLHLALSLDGIQKVVRTPQVFKSGEKVLGVAHFEDQEVIIVDLHQQIFGVPNPQPEIYVVVVRATNQQLYGIPTPTLPGLQELPLESLNPLPPDYRARDTLGIASHTVSTQSAQEAQTLFLLDPDRLFV